From one Longimicrobium sp. genomic stretch:
- a CDS encoding DUF3011 domain-containing protein, whose protein sequence is MRKTSLALSALAIAGALTAAHPAPAAAQRLVTCQSYDGRTNHCRVDTRGGVRLVRRLSEASCSRGRTWGTDRGGIWVSRGCRAQFAVGERYGDRDRWDDRDRDRWDDRDRDRWDDRDRGRWDDRDRSYRARAEQVCRAAVRDRVRGARSGRIQVDYASGDRRGNSLVRWRTSRAYGTCRVDRYNRLVDFDRRG, encoded by the coding sequence ATGCGTAAGACGTCGCTCGCACTCTCCGCGCTCGCGATCGCGGGCGCCCTGACGGCCGCGCACCCGGCGCCCGCGGCCGCCCAGCGTCTCGTCACCTGTCAGTCGTACGACGGCCGGACCAACCACTGCCGCGTGGACACGCGCGGCGGCGTGCGCCTGGTCCGCCGGCTCAGCGAGGCCTCCTGCAGCCGCGGGCGCACCTGGGGCACCGACCGCGGGGGGATCTGGGTGAGCCGCGGCTGCCGGGCGCAGTTCGCGGTCGGGGAGCGGTACGGAGACCGGGACCGCTGGGACGACCGGGACCGGGACCGCTGGGATGACCGGGACCGGGACCGCTGGGACGATCGGGACCGGGGCCGCTGGGACGATCGGGACCGGTCGTACCGCGCCCGGGCGGAGCAGGTTTGCCGGGCCGCCGTGCGCGACCGCGTCCGCGGCGCCCGCTCGGGGCGGATCCAGGTGGACTACGCGTCGGGCGACCGCCGCGGCAACAGCCTGGTGAGGTGGCGCACGAGCCGCGCGTACGGGACGTGCCGCGTGGACCGGTACAACCGCCTGGTGGACTTCGACCGGCGCGGCTGA
- a CDS encoding aspartate/glutamate racemase family protein, with translation MRLAVVDWGVGGLGVFRLLAARHPGVEVVYVSDAGFTPFGRVARRPLAARVDRILRHLADRHGVSHAVLACNSASTVLADLAAPRRGMAVAGVIAPALAALARVAPARIGVIGGRRTIRSGVYGRALRAAGHHVRQRVAQPLSAHVEAGRLDSPDVRRDAGRILRPLRGVEILVLACTHYPALAPLLAEACPGTALFDPAAATLDEIDRAWPLAAAPRSPSRFLTSGDAAAMRRAARLAFGVEVGRVEAFSP, from the coding sequence GTGAGGCTCGCCGTGGTCGACTGGGGGGTCGGCGGCCTGGGAGTGTTCCGGCTCCTCGCCGCGCGGCACCCCGGCGTGGAGGTGGTCTACGTCTCCGACGCCGGCTTCACCCCCTTCGGCAGGGTGGCACGGCGCCCGCTGGCCGCGCGCGTCGACCGCATCCTGCGCCACCTGGCCGACCGCCACGGGGTGAGCCACGCCGTCCTGGCCTGCAACTCCGCCAGCACCGTGCTGGCGGACCTGGCGGCGCCGCGCCGCGGGATGGCGGTGGCCGGTGTGATCGCGCCCGCGCTGGCGGCGCTCGCCCGGGTCGCCCCCGCGCGCATCGGCGTGATCGGCGGGCGCCGGACCATCCGGAGCGGTGTGTACGGCCGCGCGCTGCGCGCCGCCGGGCACCACGTGCGCCAGCGCGTGGCGCAGCCGCTCTCGGCCCACGTCGAGGCCGGCCGCCTGGACTCGCCCGACGTGCGCCGCGACGCCGGGCGGATCCTCCGGCCGCTTCGTGGCGTGGAGATCCTGGTGCTGGCGTGCACGCACTACCCCGCGCTCGCGCCGCTCCTGGCCGAAGCGTGTCCCGGGACCGCGCTCTTCGACCCGGCGGCCGCCACGCTCGACGAGATCGACCGGGCCTGGCCGCTCGCCGCGGCCCCGCGGAGCCCGAGCCGCTTCCTGACCAGCGGCGACGCGGCCGCCATGCGCCGCGCCGCCCGGCTCGCCTTCGGCGTGGAGGTGGGGCGGGTGGAAGCCTTCTCGCCGTGA
- the murJ gene encoding murein biosynthesis integral membrane protein MurJ has product MTTSPERPPDESPEDERPEDERPVPPAPGGAPVDDDATLPYPGTVPPEPDDPEAQSVLEAQSEPLPPPAEGSGETPARHVSGAVASAMVAGGIFLSRIAGFVRQAVFARYLGTSAYADVFNAGTRLPNMLQNLLGEGTLSASFIPVYSQLLHQGRKEEAGRVAGAVFSLLFAVAGALALIGIAAAPLLVAVFFPGWEGEQRALTVRVTRIIFPMTGVLVLYAWTLGILNSHRRFFLSYVAPVFWNAAIIATLLALGGRMDQERLVIALAWGALLGGFLQFGVQLPLVLRLERELKLGWGTRLEGVRETVKNAGPAVMGRGVVQLSGWFDNILASFLAAGALSTLQYAQTFYMLPVSLFGISVAASELPELARQGIAGGEVLRSRASGALERIAFYVIPSVVGYLALGDVAVAALYQRGEFDSGDTLIVYLTLVAFSLGLLATTASRLLSSTFFALRDTRTPARYAMLRVMLSAVLAIVLMLQFEGVTAFGVRIPAGLFGGVRIDGEPLGPVGIALGSGIAAWMEWGLLRRSLGRRVGSVSPRAREVAKMLAAALAAAAAGWGVRLLVDGLTPLPQAALVFGTFGVVYFVAAAALGLEQSDAFVRRFRNLAGRG; this is encoded by the coding sequence ATGACCACGTCACCCGAGCGGCCGCCGGACGAGTCGCCAGAAGACGAGCGGCCCGAAGACGAGCGGCCGGTCCCTCCCGCGCCCGGCGGCGCCCCCGTCGACGACGACGCCACGCTGCCGTACCCCGGGACGGTGCCGCCCGAGCCCGACGACCCCGAGGCGCAGTCGGTCCTGGAGGCGCAGTCGGAGCCCCTCCCGCCGCCGGCGGAAGGAAGCGGGGAGACGCCCGCGCGGCACGTATCGGGAGCGGTGGCGTCGGCGATGGTGGCGGGGGGGATCTTCCTGAGCCGCATCGCGGGGTTCGTCCGCCAGGCCGTCTTCGCCCGCTACCTCGGCACCTCGGCGTACGCGGACGTGTTCAACGCCGGGACGCGCCTGCCCAACATGCTGCAGAACCTGCTGGGCGAGGGGACCCTCTCGGCGTCGTTCATCCCGGTCTACTCGCAGCTGCTCCACCAGGGGCGCAAGGAAGAGGCGGGGCGCGTGGCGGGCGCCGTCTTTTCCCTTCTCTTCGCGGTGGCGGGCGCGCTGGCGCTCATCGGGATCGCCGCCGCGCCCCTCCTGGTCGCCGTCTTCTTCCCCGGCTGGGAGGGGGAGCAGCGGGCGCTCACCGTGCGCGTCACCCGCATCATCTTCCCCATGACGGGGGTCCTGGTGCTCTACGCCTGGACGCTGGGCATCCTCAACAGCCACCGCCGCTTCTTCCTCTCGTACGTGGCCCCCGTGTTCTGGAACGCGGCGATCATCGCCACGCTCCTGGCGCTGGGCGGCCGCATGGACCAGGAGCGGCTGGTGATCGCGCTGGCGTGGGGTGCGCTGCTGGGCGGCTTCCTCCAGTTCGGGGTGCAGCTCCCCCTGGTGCTCCGGCTGGAGCGGGAGCTCAAGCTGGGGTGGGGGACCCGGCTGGAGGGGGTGCGCGAGACGGTGAAGAACGCCGGCCCGGCGGTGATGGGGCGCGGCGTGGTGCAGCTGAGCGGGTGGTTCGACAACATCCTGGCCTCGTTCCTGGCCGCGGGCGCGCTCAGCACGCTGCAGTACGCGCAGACCTTCTACATGCTCCCGGTGAGCCTCTTCGGGATCTCGGTGGCCGCCTCGGAGCTCCCCGAGCTGGCGCGGCAGGGGATCGCCGGCGGCGAGGTGCTGCGCAGCCGCGCGTCCGGGGCGCTGGAGCGGATCGCCTTCTACGTGATCCCCTCGGTAGTCGGCTACCTCGCGCTCGGCGACGTGGCCGTGGCGGCGCTCTACCAGCGGGGCGAGTTCGACAGCGGCGACACGCTGATCGTGTACCTCACCCTGGTGGCGTTCTCGCTGGGGCTCCTGGCCACCACGGCATCGCGGCTGCTCTCCTCCACCTTCTTCGCGTTGCGCGACACGCGCACGCCGGCGCGCTACGCGATGCTCCGGGTGATGCTCTCGGCGGTGCTGGCGATCGTGCTGATGCTCCAGTTCGAGGGCGTGACCGCGTTCGGCGTCCGCATCCCCGCCGGCCTCTTCGGCGGGGTACGCATCGACGGGGAGCCGCTGGGGCCGGTGGGGATCGCGCTGGGGAGCGGGATCGCGGCCTGGATGGAGTGGGGGCTCCTGCGGCGCTCGCTCGGCCGCCGCGTCGGCTCCGTGTCGCCCCGCGCGCGCGAGGTGGCGAAGATGCTGGCCGCCGCGCTCGCGGCCGCCGCGGCGGGGTGGGGCGTGCGGCTCCTGGTGGACGGCCTGACGCCGCTGCCGCAGGCCGCCCTCGTCTTCGGCACCTTCGGCGTGGTCTACTTCGTCGCGGCGGCGGCGCTGGGACTGGAGCAGTCGGACGCCTTCGTCCGCCGCTTCCGGAACCTGGCGGGGCGGGGGTAG